Proteins encoded within one genomic window of Mycoplasma phocoenae:
- the mnmA gene encoding tRNA 2-thiouridine(34) synthase MnmA, whose product MARIVVGLSGGVDSSVCAHLLKEQGHEVIGLFMRNWDSFLNNDFKGNEKISQNICPQEQDYLDAVAVAKKIGIEIHRVDFVKEYWDNVFTYLINEYKQGRTPNPDIFCNKYIKFDAFLKHAFNNLNADFIAMGHYAKTINGELYRAKDVNKDQTYFLAQLNNEQLSKTIFPLAEYNKTEIRQIATEAGLITADKKDSTGICFIGERRFTEFLQNYIPAQPGKIIDIATNSVVGDHPGAMYYTIGQRKGLNLGGFEKPYFVVGHNIAKKQIYVANEDNKHYLQSDKLVANDFNLIAKEYSANNLTAKFRYRQKDIPVTMRLLDDNKVEVTYPLTEAVTPGQELVIYDGEKVVGGAIIDKVYLDNKLKTFLYEEKQC is encoded by the coding sequence ATGGCAAGAATCGTAGTTGGTTTAAGCGGTGGAGTAGATTCTAGTGTTTGTGCTCATTTATTGAAAGAACAAGGGCATGAAGTTATAGGATTATTTATGAGAAATTGAGATAGCTTTTTGAACAATGATTTTAAGGGAAATGAAAAAATATCTCAAAACATATGTCCGCAAGAACAAGATTATTTGGACGCTGTCGCAGTAGCTAAAAAAATAGGGATTGAAATACATCGTGTTGATTTCGTTAAAGAGTATTGGGACAATGTGTTTACTTATTTAATAAACGAGTATAAACAAGGTAGAACACCTAATCCAGATATTTTTTGTAATAAATATATAAAATTTGACGCATTTTTAAAGCATGCATTCAATAATCTAAACGCCGATTTTATTGCCATGGGTCACTACGCAAAAACGATAAATGGTGAGTTGTATCGGGCGAAAGATGTTAACAAAGATCAAACATATTTTTTAGCGCAATTAAACAATGAACAATTGTCTAAAACAATTTTCCCTTTAGCAGAATATAACAAAACTGAAATAAGACAAATTGCTACCGAAGCGGGATTAATCACAGCAGATAAAAAAGATTCAACAGGAATTTGTTTTATTGGGGAAAGGAGATTTACTGAATTTCTTCAAAATTACATTCCAGCTCAGCCTGGAAAAATTATTGATATAGCAACTAATTCTGTTGTTGGTGACCATCCTGGCGCCATGTATTACACAATCGGGCAAAGAAAAGGGTTGAATCTGGGTGGATTTGAAAAACCTTATTTTGTGGTTGGACACAATATTGCTAAAAAACAAATTTATGTCGCAAATGAAGATAATAAACATTATTTACAAAGCGATAAATTAGTTGCAAATGATTTCAATCTTATTGCAAAAGAATATTCAGCAAATAACTTAACGGCTAAATTCCGTTATAGACAAAAAGATATTCCAGTAACAATGCGGTTATTGGATGATAATAAAGTAGAAGTTACTTATCCACTTACTGAAGCCGTTACCCCAGGACAAGAGCTAGTTATTTATGATGGCGAAAAAGTTGTGGGTGGAGCAATTATTGACAAAGTTTATTTAGACAATAAATTAAAAACATTTTTATATGAGGAGAAACAATGTTAA
- the smpB gene encoding SsrA-binding protein — MKIIAKNKFSKMEYDVIEKYECGIVLEGWEVKSLRANNVNLKGSFCNIKNDELFLVNTHIGQYMHVVADYERTRKLLLHKKEIYRIRFKKEQQSLQIIPTMFYWKDNNIKIEIALVKHLKVHDKRNKIIKNEQDKKLKKIIANYT, encoded by the coding sequence ATGAAAATAATTGCAAAAAATAAATTTTCAAAAATGGAATATGATGTGATTGAAAAATATGAATGTGGAATTGTTTTGGAAGGGTGAGAAGTCAAATCATTACGTGCTAACAATGTCAATCTAAAAGGTTCATTTTGTAATATTAAAAATGATGAATTATTTTTAGTGAACACTCATATAGGTCAGTATATGCATGTCGTTGCTGATTATGAACGTACAAGAAAATTACTTTTACACAAAAAAGAAATTTATCGAATTAGATTCAAAAAAGAACAACAATCATTACAAATCATTCCAACAATGTTTTACTGAAAAGATAACAACATAAAAATAGAAATTGCATTAGTTAAACATTTGAAAGTGCATGATAAAAGAAATAAAATTATTAAAAATGAACAAGATAAAAAGTTGAAAAAAATAATAGCAAATTACACATAG
- the alaS gene encoding alanine--tRNA ligase, protein MLTSKQIRQMWLDFFASKDHLKVDSKSLIPVNDPSLLWINSGVATLKDFFSGKKIPPHPRLTNSQKSIRTNDIENVGITARHHTFFEMLGNFSIGDYFKEEAIEFGYEFIFDVLKIEKDKIYITYFEEDHDTYNKWISLGIDESHLIKGTRDTNFWDVGQGPCGPDTEIFYDRGEKYDSRGIELLKEDIENDRYIEIWNIVFSQFNNDGENNYTELANKNIDTGAGLERITSIMQDAPTNFDTDLFQGIIKEIEKLTTFKYDINNYFTKEKNQAIINTQFKIIADHIRASVNAINDGVKPSNVGRGYIIRRLIRRSYRSGLKLKITDKTFLHKLVQAVSDSLIYDINVKEVSNVIKEEEKLFSKTINQGEKLLEKEIEKNGNISTAIAFKMFDTYGFPIELTNEILIEKNLSIDIKEFNKFLEEHKNKSRSQTSDAMEKVILSLDNIEGVVSKFTGYETTEQKTTVVSIFNETEEIDRTSDEEEVSYLVLKETPFYATSGGQFHDFGYIKQNDNVIEILDVFKDKHWNHIHKVKGIINNKDSVECFVNKKMREGYMRGHSATHILFSALRATYTEDKIEQLGSSIMHDYFTFDFPLNQKPTPEEVKQIEKTMREYIAQDVKREYHIMSVKEAEKIGAYMTISESDYHDQSAVRVVKFDGITTDLCGGTHSPSTGFIQDFKITSIENKGTGIYRLRVVTSNELVKNYLKEEIEKYSETINSVINKNKELNSDYSKKCPIKNEFTNNIEMEEFIDQLKEFENSIREDYKELYKQKQNVSIDLTKFIPVELNNKTIIFAAIDNMGQNKKTAIELREKYPEALIFALTINDGKAFLVVASLTEDANYYAQQVFKQYNGKGGGNKITSQGSFQTDLSTEKVFKFIESLI, encoded by the coding sequence ATGTTAACATCAAAACAAATTAGACAGATGTGATTAGACTTTTTTGCATCAAAAGACCATTTAAAGGTGGATTCGAAAAGCTTAATACCTGTAAATGATCCATCGTTATTATGAATCAATAGCGGTGTAGCTACATTAAAAGATTTTTTTAGCGGAAAAAAAATTCCACCACACCCAAGATTAACTAACTCACAAAAATCAATCAGAACAAATGATATTGAGAATGTTGGAATCACAGCTAGACACCACACATTCTTTGAAATGTTAGGTAACTTCAGTATTGGTGATTATTTTAAGGAAGAAGCAATTGAATTTGGATATGAATTCATATTCGATGTTTTAAAAATTGAAAAAGACAAAATTTATATAACATATTTTGAAGAAGATCACGATACATACAATAAATGAATTTCATTAGGAATTGATGAAAGTCATTTAATTAAAGGAACAAGAGATACAAACTTTTGAGATGTAGGTCAAGGACCTTGTGGACCAGACACCGAAATATTTTATGATCGTGGAGAAAAATATGATTCAAGAGGTATTGAATTATTAAAAGAAGATATTGAAAATGATCGTTATATAGAAATTTGAAACATAGTATTTAGTCAATTCAATAATGACGGAGAAAATAATTACACTGAACTTGCGAATAAAAACATTGATACTGGTGCAGGTTTGGAAAGAATCACATCAATAATGCAAGATGCACCAACAAACTTTGACACTGATTTATTTCAAGGTATTATTAAGGAAATTGAAAAACTTACAACGTTTAAATACGATATTAATAACTATTTCACAAAAGAAAAAAATCAAGCAATAATAAATACTCAATTCAAAATCATAGCTGATCACATTAGAGCTTCAGTCAATGCTATTAATGATGGAGTAAAACCATCAAATGTTGGTAGGGGTTATATTATTCGTCGTTTAATTCGTCGTAGTTATCGTTCAGGATTAAAATTAAAAATCACAGATAAAACTTTTTTACATAAATTGGTACAAGCTGTTTCTGATTCATTAATTTATGACATAAACGTAAAAGAAGTATCAAATGTTATTAAAGAAGAAGAAAAACTATTCTCTAAAACAATTAATCAAGGTGAAAAATTACTTGAAAAAGAAATTGAAAAAAATGGAAACATTTCTACAGCTATTGCTTTCAAAATGTTTGACACATACGGTTTCCCAATAGAATTGACAAATGAAATTTTGATTGAGAAAAATTTATCAATTGATATTAAAGAATTCAATAAGTTTTTAGAAGAACATAAAAATAAATCAAGATCTCAAACTTCAGATGCAATGGAAAAAGTAATTTTATCCTTAGATAATATTGAAGGGGTTGTTTCAAAATTCACTGGATATGAAACAACGGAACAAAAAACTACAGTTGTAAGTATATTTAATGAAACAGAAGAAATAGATAGAACAAGCGACGAAGAAGAAGTTTCATATCTTGTTTTAAAAGAAACACCATTTTATGCGACATCTGGTGGACAATTCCATGACTTTGGTTACATCAAACAAAATGATAATGTTATTGAAATATTAGATGTTTTCAAAGATAAACATTGAAACCACATTCACAAAGTTAAAGGAATTATAAATAATAAAGATTCAGTAGAGTGTTTCGTTAACAAAAAAATGCGTGAAGGATACATGAGAGGGCATTCAGCAACTCATATATTATTCTCCGCATTAAGAGCAACATATACTGAAGACAAAATTGAACAATTGGGATCAAGCATAATGCATGATTATTTTACATTTGATTTCCCATTAAACCAAAAACCTACACCAGAAGAAGTTAAACAAATTGAAAAAACAATGCGTGAATATATTGCACAAGATGTTAAAAGAGAATACCATATAATGAGTGTTAAAGAAGCTGAAAAAATTGGGGCCTACATGACAATCAGTGAAAGTGATTATCACGATCAAAGTGCTGTACGTGTAGTTAAATTCGATGGTATCACCACTGACTTATGTGGAGGTACTCACTCACCATCTACTGGATTTATTCAAGATTTTAAAATAACTTCAATAGAAAACAAAGGTACCGGTATTTATAGATTAAGAGTAGTCACTTCAAATGAATTAGTTAAAAATTACTTAAAAGAAGAAATAGAAAAATATTCAGAAACAATAAATTCTGTAATCAACAAAAACAAAGAATTAAATAGTGATTATTCAAAAAAATGTCCAATCAAAAATGAATTCACAAATAACATTGAAATGGAAGAATTTATTGATCAATTAAAAGAATTTGAAAATTCTATAAGAGAAGATTACAAAGAATTGTACAAACAAAAACAAAATGTGTCAATTGATTTAACTAAATTTATTCCAGTTGAATTGAATAACAAAACCATAATTTTTGCAGCCATTGATAATATGGGGCAAAACAAAAAAACAGCCATTGAATTGAGAGAGAAATACCCTGAAGCTTTAATATTTGCTTTAACAATCAACGATGGGAAAGCGTTTTTAGTTGTAGCTTCATTAACTGAAGATGCAAACTATTATGCACAACAAGTATTTAAACAATACAATGGAAAAGGTGGTGGTAATAAAATCACCAGTCAAGGTAGT